Proteins co-encoded in one Longimicrobium sp. genomic window:
- a CDS encoding sigma-70 family RNA polymerase sigma factor, protein MVSLTMLDAIDPRTLFLDSLPRIEAIAASLCRLYNVRGDEADDFVSWVRERLIENDYAVLGKYRGESELSTFLTVVITRLFHAHGRERMGRWRNSAEAERLGPVARELETLVFRDGCRLHEAAERMRTAGRTTMSDIELARLLDRLPVRRPLRPHEVGDEPLESAQGDSRADERVSREDAARHRSAVLAALFRVLERLGPEERMIVKMHLQDGTSVADVARALHLDQRALYRRIHRIRDQLRGMMEGEGVSRADVREFLDPGGG, encoded by the coding sequence ATGGTTTCGCTCACAATGCTCGACGCGATCGACCCACGTACCCTGTTCCTCGATTCGCTCCCCCGGATCGAGGCGATCGCCGCATCCCTCTGCCGGCTGTACAACGTGCGGGGAGACGAGGCGGACGACTTCGTCTCGTGGGTCAGGGAGCGCCTGATCGAGAACGACTACGCCGTCCTGGGGAAGTATCGCGGCGAAAGCGAACTGAGTACCTTCCTGACGGTGGTGATCACGCGGCTCTTCCACGCGCACGGGCGCGAGCGGATGGGCCGCTGGCGCAACTCCGCCGAGGCCGAGCGTCTGGGGCCGGTGGCGCGCGAGTTGGAGACGCTGGTGTTCCGCGACGGCTGCCGGCTGCACGAGGCCGCCGAGCGGATGCGCACCGCGGGCCGCACCACGATGTCCGACATCGAGCTGGCGCGCCTCCTGGACCGCCTGCCCGTGCGCCGCCCGCTGCGCCCGCACGAGGTGGGCGACGAGCCGCTGGAGAGCGCCCAGGGCGACAGCCGCGCCGACGAGCGCGTGTCGCGGGAGGACGCGGCCCGGCACCGCTCGGCCGTGCTGGCGGCGCTCTTCCGCGTGCTGGAGCGGCTTGGACCGGAGGAGCGGATGATCGTGAAGATGCACCTGCAGGACGGCACCTCGGTGGCCGACGTCGCCCGCGCGCTGCACCTGGACCAGCGGGCGCTCTACCGGCGGATCCACCGGATCCGCGACCAGCTCCGGGGGATGATGGAAGGCGAGGGCGTGTCCCGCGCGGACGTGCGCGAATTCCTCGACCCCGGCGGCGGATGA
- a CDS encoding GNAT family N-acetyltransferase — protein sequence MIVVETERLRLRHFIADDAEFVLRLLNEPSFLQNIGDRGVRSVDDAVRYLENGPIASYARHGHGLNAVMLKETGERIGMCGLLKREQYDDVDVGYAFLPEFWGKGYAVEAASAVLEHGRRTLGLTRAIALVSPGNAGSVRVLEKLGFAFSRTVANASGAAETEIYELTRL from the coding sequence ATGATCGTCGTCGAGACCGAGCGGCTGCGGCTGAGGCACTTCATCGCGGACGACGCGGAGTTCGTGCTGCGGCTGCTGAACGAGCCGTCGTTCCTGCAGAACATCGGCGACCGCGGCGTGCGCAGCGTGGACGACGCGGTGCGCTACCTGGAGAACGGGCCCATCGCCAGCTACGCGCGGCACGGTCACGGGCTGAACGCCGTGATGCTGAAGGAAACGGGCGAGCGCATCGGGATGTGCGGCCTGCTCAAGCGCGAGCAGTACGACGACGTGGACGTGGGATACGCATTTCTCCCCGAGTTCTGGGGGAAGGGCTACGCCGTCGAGGCCGCGTCGGCGGTGCTGGAGCACGGACGGCGCACGCTGGGCCTCACGCGCGCGATCGCGCTGGTGTCGCCGGGGAACGCCGGCTCGGTGCGGGTGCTCGAGAAGCTCGGGTTCGCCTTTTCCCGCACGGTCGCGAACGCATCCGGCGCCGCGGAGACGGAGATCTACGAGCTCACGCGGCTCTAA
- a CDS encoding GNAT family N-acetyltransferase, with the protein MSIDAISLDDVAVRRLDGPPDTGFDCGHQDQNLFLYGRAWEDQEEGISVTYLYYVHGILAGFVTVCMDSLLLSRRERGVRVRYETIGAVKIAQVGVDESFQSRRLGRRIVADAIVLAQLLGEIVGCRYVILDARLDVVRWYENLGFKHNTAMQEHRVERALKMKRDPDRLAKSMRFDIRAVG; encoded by the coding sequence ATGTCGATCGACGCGATATCGTTGGACGACGTCGCCGTTCGAAGGCTGGACGGCCCTCCCGATACCGGTTTTGACTGCGGCCACCAGGACCAGAACCTCTTCCTGTACGGGCGCGCGTGGGAGGATCAAGAGGAGGGAATCTCCGTTACCTACCTGTACTATGTGCACGGAATACTGGCGGGGTTCGTGACTGTCTGCATGGATTCCCTGCTGCTCTCCCGCCGCGAACGCGGGGTGCGAGTTCGCTACGAGACCATCGGTGCGGTGAAGATTGCGCAGGTTGGAGTGGACGAGTCCTTCCAGTCGAGAAGGCTCGGGCGACGGATCGTTGCCGACGCAATCGTGCTGGCCCAACTTCTCGGTGAAATCGTTGGCTGTCGGTACGTAATCCTCGACGCGCGGTTGGACGTCGTCCGCTGGTATGAGAATCTCGGATTCAAGCACAACACCGCGATGCAGGAGCATCGAGTCGAGCGGGCCCTGAAGATGAAACGCGACCCTGATCGTTTGGCGAAGAGTATGCGCTTCGACATTCGGGCGGTTGGATGA
- a CDS encoding OsmC family protein yields MSEESVSVDLSLRGGYAFEADFHLPGVPALLLDEPAPLGEGAGPSASRLLAAAVGNCLSASLLFCMRKAHVEVEGMETHVDATIVRNERGRMRIGGIRVRLEPALADEDAARIARCAGLFEDFCIVGQSVLQGIDVQVEVNATTPAAA; encoded by the coding sequence ATGAGCGAGGAGAGCGTGAGCGTGGACCTGAGCCTGCGCGGCGGTTACGCGTTCGAGGCCGACTTCCACCTGCCGGGCGTGCCCGCGCTGCTGCTGGACGAGCCCGCGCCGCTGGGCGAGGGTGCCGGCCCGTCGGCGTCGCGGCTGCTGGCCGCGGCGGTGGGAAACTGCCTCTCCGCCAGCCTGCTGTTCTGCATGCGCAAGGCGCACGTCGAGGTGGAGGGGATGGAGACGCACGTGGACGCCACCATCGTGCGCAACGAGCGCGGCCGCATGCGCATCGGCGGCATCCGCGTGCGCCTGGAGCCCGCGCTGGCCGACGAGGACGCGGCGCGGATCGCCCGCTGCGCCGGCCTGTTCGAAGACTTCTGCATCGTCGGCCAGAGCGTGCTGCAGGGCATCGACGTGCAGGTCGAGGTGAACGCGACCACGCCCGCGGCGGCCTGA
- a CDS encoding fibronectin type III-like domain-contianing protein, translated as MPISSPLDSAVSLRLRAELSRPPAEDNHYTSKYIDQRRFRRVRLEPRQSTVVRFRLGMDDLSFYDARMRRVAEPGGFRVMTGGSSRDVQEARFQLTTRDGQPVPVPERCGTARLP; from the coding sequence ATGCCGATTTCTTCACCCCTTGACTCCGCAGTTTCCCTTCGGCTTCGCGCTGAGCTATCCCGGCCGCCGGCAGAGGACAACCACTACACCTCGAAGTACATCGACCAGCGCCGCTTCCGCCGCGTCCGGCTGGAGCCGCGCCAGTCGACGGTGGTGCGCTTCAGGCTGGGGATGGACGACCTCTCCTTCTACGACGCGCGGATGCGGCGCGTGGCCGAGCCCGGCGGTTTCCGCGTGATGACCGGCGGCAGCTCGCGCGACGTGCAGGAGGCGCGCTTCCAGCTGACCACGCGGGACGGGCAGCCCGTACCCGTTCCCGAGCGCTGCGGGACCGCGCGACTGCCGTAG
- a CDS encoding DinB family protein translates to MKTTSLVLLALALPASLAGCAARSAPPAQQPSGPPANPITTVFRGRTMALQRNLAQAFDSIPERLYSYKPTPAQLSVGYIAQHLANDNYIFCDAFGDMKGTRAEEETTTADSVKATWPKEKLMAQLRASFTFCENAFAQLDDAKLADQVTMTFRGQSRQVTRAGMVLGHVVDMADHYSQIANYMRLNNMLPPTALPRPNQ, encoded by the coding sequence ATGAAGACCACGTCGTTGGTGCTCCTCGCGCTGGCGCTGCCGGCGAGCCTCGCGGGCTGCGCGGCGCGGTCGGCGCCCCCCGCCCAGCAGCCGTCCGGCCCGCCGGCGAACCCGATCACCACGGTGTTCCGCGGGCGGACCATGGCCCTGCAGCGGAACCTGGCCCAGGCGTTCGACTCGATCCCCGAGCGGCTGTACAGCTACAAGCCGACGCCCGCGCAGCTCTCCGTCGGCTACATCGCGCAGCACCTGGCGAACGACAACTACATCTTCTGCGATGCGTTCGGCGACATGAAGGGGACGCGGGCGGAGGAGGAGACCACGACCGCCGACTCCGTGAAGGCCACCTGGCCCAAGGAGAAGCTGATGGCGCAGCTCAGGGCTTCGTTCACCTTCTGCGAGAACGCGTTCGCGCAGCTCGACGACGCGAAGCTGGCCGACCAGGTCACCATGACGTTCCGCGGCCAGTCGCGGCAGGTGACGCGCGCGGGGATGGTGCTGGGCCACGTGGTGGACATGGCAGACCACTACAGCCAGATCGCCAACTACATGCGCCTGAACAACATGCTGCCGCCGACGGCGCTCCCGCGGCCGAACCAGTAG
- a CDS encoding FAD-dependent oxidoreductase, producing the protein MARRILSHQPFRPFEKGERRYDVAVIGGGISGVYTAWRLKESDPELKVAVFEYGNRIGGRLYSYPMPGMPHIKAELGGMRWLLSHKIVVGLIDHLKLATREFPMGKDGGANNLMYLRRRQLRVKELNDPDKVPYLMNPDEQGMNPDQLQAWVMNSLLPFNSELSAEDWWTVPVLNGTPLYQLGFWNLLYKVLSSEAYQYMNDASGYYTNVANSTAPLSLPITEYDPNNKYYTLDEGYEELPRVVAERFRQLGGEIHMNHRLDSFGRRPSDGLYALCFARTETDAAGRTRDVARPDAFSDDPDAEAADAAEEHETHIDADRVVLALPRRSIELIRWNRLERDAALRHDLEAVISQAAFKMFLGYPYPWWRSLGLDAGRTITDMPIRQTYYFQTESEMPEGDPENHNSLLMVSYNDLGSVPFWKALEAGEPFEGTPGSPANAFVQGNAVPEHRFQISRDMVEAAQEQVREVHGLKFVPEPYTAVYHDWSEDPYGAGWHAWKAGEKFWEIMPRMRGIEGEKVHVCGEAYSIGQGWVEGALQTAELMLKEHFGLGRPSFIPREYYDKEMGP; encoded by the coding sequence ATGGCGAGGCGCATTCTCAGTCATCAGCCCTTTCGCCCCTTCGAGAAGGGCGAGCGCCGCTACGACGTGGCGGTGATCGGCGGCGGCATCTCGGGCGTGTACACGGCGTGGCGGCTGAAGGAGAGCGATCCGGAGCTGAAGGTGGCCGTGTTCGAATACGGCAACCGCATCGGCGGGCGCCTGTACAGCTACCCGATGCCGGGGATGCCGCACATCAAGGCCGAGCTGGGCGGGATGCGCTGGCTGCTGTCGCACAAGATCGTGGTGGGGCTGATCGACCACCTGAAGCTGGCCACGCGCGAGTTCCCGATGGGGAAGGACGGCGGCGCCAACAACCTGATGTACCTGCGCCGCCGCCAGCTGCGGGTGAAGGAGCTGAACGACCCGGACAAGGTTCCCTACCTGATGAACCCCGACGAGCAGGGGATGAACCCCGACCAGCTGCAGGCCTGGGTGATGAACTCGCTGCTCCCCTTCAACAGCGAGCTGAGCGCCGAGGACTGGTGGACGGTGCCCGTGCTGAACGGCACGCCGCTGTACCAGCTCGGCTTCTGGAACCTGCTCTACAAGGTGCTGAGCAGCGAGGCGTACCAGTACATGAACGACGCCAGCGGCTACTACACCAACGTGGCCAACTCCACGGCGCCGCTCTCCCTTCCCATCACCGAGTACGACCCCAACAACAAGTACTACACGCTCGACGAGGGATACGAGGAGCTGCCGCGGGTCGTGGCCGAGCGCTTCCGCCAGCTGGGCGGCGAGATCCACATGAACCACCGGCTCGATTCGTTCGGCCGGCGCCCCTCCGATGGGCTGTACGCCCTCTGCTTCGCCCGCACCGAGACCGACGCCGCGGGGCGCACCCGCGACGTGGCGCGCCCCGACGCCTTCTCCGACGATCCCGACGCGGAGGCGGCGGACGCGGCGGAGGAGCACGAGACGCACATCGACGCCGACCGCGTGGTGCTGGCGCTGCCGCGGCGGTCGATCGAGCTGATCCGCTGGAACCGGCTGGAGCGCGACGCGGCACTCCGGCACGACCTGGAGGCGGTGATCAGCCAGGCGGCGTTCAAGATGTTCCTGGGCTATCCCTATCCCTGGTGGCGCTCGCTGGGGCTCGACGCGGGGCGGACCATCACCGACATGCCCATCCGCCAGACGTACTACTTCCAGACCGAGAGCGAGATGCCGGAGGGAGACCCGGAGAACCACAACTCGCTGCTGATGGTCAGCTACAACGACCTGGGAAGCGTGCCGTTCTGGAAGGCGCTGGAGGCCGGCGAGCCCTTCGAGGGCACGCCGGGGAGCCCGGCGAACGCCTTCGTGCAGGGCAACGCCGTCCCCGAGCACCGCTTCCAGATCAGCCGCGACATGGTGGAGGCCGCGCAGGAGCAGGTGCGCGAGGTGCACGGCCTGAAGTTCGTCCCCGAGCCGTACACCGCCGTCTACCACGACTGGAGCGAGGACCCCTACGGCGCCGGGTGGCACGCCTGGAAGGCGGGGGAGAAGTTCTGGGAGATCATGCCGCGGATGCGCGGGATCGAGGGCGAGAAGGTGCACGTCTGCGGCGAGGCGTACTCCATCGGCCAGGGGTGGGTCGAGGGCGCGCTGCAGACCGCCGAGCTGATGCTGAAGGAGCACTTCGGGCTGGGCCGCCCGTCGTTCATCCCCAGGGAGTACTACGACAAGGAGATGGGGCCGTGA
- a CDS encoding thiamine pyrophosphate-binding protein — protein MSAATTTGGCTVARYLALRLAEVGAGHIFAVPGDYAGAFLSTIDNDASIGVTRVGTCNELEAGYAADAYARQRGAGAACVTFGVGTFSILNALAGSYVEQVPVVLVNGSPASQSRTTERREGVLFHHSTGTLSADEESVRNVTVAREVVRDPLTAPGQIDRALTAMLTWKRPVYIEVYANVWSLPCAGPAGKLEAGPLPTLQASLDAALDATLEHLWKAELPVIWAGHEVHRFGLQDLLLEIVRETGFPFATDLLGKGLVPENTPGFVGCYDGASASEKTKRFVEKADWLLGLGNLVTDDFLQLVKDSYGTMSLAWNNSVRVGTAVWDCAPLRDFMEGLLRRLRERKYGAPADAAPALAAAGAPLLMAMAASDAAEAEDPQVTYDRFFARMESWVDEGMVLMADTSIVLYSAAELPVNRAGGFIAQAAWNSIGYTTGACLGVGFAEGDRRAVVFTGDGGFQMVAQALSDVVRAKHGAIVFVFDNALYGIEQAFVNYRYFTEGQPAEAFDFLHAWDYARLVDVFRGGWSATVTTMGELEDALEKARDNAGSLSLITLRIPQNDITRQMLEQAGA, from the coding sequence GTGAGCGCCGCGACCACCACCGGCGGGTGCACCGTCGCCCGCTACCTGGCGCTGCGGCTGGCCGAGGTCGGCGCGGGGCACATCTTCGCCGTGCCGGGCGACTACGCCGGCGCCTTCCTGAGCACCATCGACAACGACGCGTCGATCGGCGTGACGCGCGTGGGCACCTGCAACGAGCTGGAGGCCGGCTACGCGGCCGACGCCTACGCGCGGCAGCGCGGCGCCGGCGCGGCGTGCGTCACCTTCGGCGTGGGCACCTTCAGCATCCTCAACGCGCTGGCCGGTTCGTACGTCGAGCAGGTGCCGGTGGTGCTCGTCAACGGCTCGCCCGCGTCGCAGTCGCGGACCACGGAGCGGCGCGAGGGCGTCCTCTTCCACCACTCCACCGGCACCCTCAGCGCAGACGAAGAGTCGGTGCGGAACGTGACCGTCGCGCGCGAGGTGGTGCGCGACCCGCTCACCGCGCCGGGGCAGATCGACCGCGCGCTGACGGCGATGCTGACGTGGAAGCGCCCCGTCTACATCGAGGTCTACGCCAACGTCTGGTCGCTCCCCTGCGCCGGGCCGGCCGGGAAGCTCGAGGCGGGCCCGCTCCCCACGCTGCAGGCCTCGCTCGACGCGGCGCTCGACGCCACGCTCGAGCACCTGTGGAAGGCCGAGCTGCCAGTGATCTGGGCGGGGCACGAGGTGCACCGCTTCGGGCTGCAGGACCTCCTCCTCGAGATCGTCCGCGAGACCGGCTTCCCCTTCGCCACCGACCTGCTGGGGAAGGGGCTGGTCCCCGAGAACACGCCGGGATTCGTGGGATGCTACGACGGCGCCTCGGCCAGCGAGAAGACCAAGCGCTTCGTGGAGAAGGCCGACTGGCTCCTCGGCCTGGGCAACCTGGTCACCGACGACTTCCTGCAGCTGGTGAAGGACAGCTACGGGACGATGTCGCTGGCGTGGAACAACTCCGTGCGCGTGGGCACCGCCGTGTGGGACTGCGCCCCCCTGCGCGACTTCATGGAAGGGCTCCTCCGCCGCCTGCGCGAGCGGAAGTACGGCGCCCCCGCCGATGCCGCGCCCGCGCTGGCCGCCGCCGGCGCGCCGTTGCTGATGGCCATGGCCGCGTCCGACGCGGCGGAGGCGGAGGACCCGCAGGTGACCTACGACCGCTTCTTCGCGCGGATGGAAAGCTGGGTCGACGAGGGGATGGTGCTGATGGCCGACACCAGCATCGTGCTCTACTCCGCGGCCGAGCTCCCCGTGAACCGGGCCGGCGGCTTCATCGCGCAGGCGGCGTGGAACTCGATCGGCTACACCACCGGCGCCTGCCTGGGCGTGGGCTTCGCGGAGGGCGACCGGCGCGCGGTGGTGTTCACCGGCGACGGCGGGTTCCAGATGGTGGCCCAGGCGCTCTCCGACGTGGTGCGCGCGAAGCACGGCGCCATCGTGTTCGTGTTCGACAACGCGCTGTACGGGATCGAGCAGGCGTTCGTGAACTACCGGTACTTCACCGAGGGCCAGCCCGCCGAGGCCTTCGACTTCCTGCACGCGTGGGACTACGCGCGCCTGGTGGACGTCTTCCGCGGCGGCTGGAGCGCCACCGTCACCACCATGGGCGAGCTGGAGGACGCGCTCGAGAAGGCGCGCGACAACGCCGGCTCGCTTTCCCTCATTACCCTGCGCATCCCGCAGAACGACATCACCCGCCAGATGCTGGAGCAGGCCGGCGCCTGA
- a CDS encoding type II secretion system F family protein, with protein sequence MPTFAYSARALNGEIQSGEIELPTREEVVGWLVRQRMRPISVNTKAREISFQIGTGIKTREVVIFTRQFSTMINSGLPLVQSLTILAEQTENKNFKKIIAQVLQDIQSGQTLADALRRHPKVFTELYVNMVAAGEAGGILDVILMRLAVFLEKNDALARKIKGAMVYPLVMLIVVILCTTILLWKVVPVFAGMFTGAGLQLPAPTRVVLALSNFLQHYMWLVVLFWIAVVFGIRQYYKTDNGKLQLDRLMLRFPVLGNLLRKSAVSRFTRTLGTLVSSGVSILDGLQITARTAGNRVVHDAVMKSRASISAGATISEPLKESGVFPPMVVQMINVGEQTGGLDEMLTKIADFYDDEVDAAVSALTSILEPIMIVVMGVVIGGIVVAMYLPMFDMINAVH encoded by the coding sequence ATGCCCACGTTCGCGTACAGCGCCCGCGCCCTGAACGGCGAGATCCAGAGCGGCGAGATCGAGCTCCCCACCCGCGAGGAGGTGGTGGGGTGGCTGGTGCGCCAGCGCATGCGGCCGATCTCCGTCAACACCAAGGCGCGGGAGATCAGCTTCCAGATCGGCACGGGGATCAAGACCCGCGAGGTCGTGATCTTCACCCGCCAGTTCTCCACCATGATCAACTCCGGCCTGCCGCTGGTGCAGAGCCTGACGATCCTGGCCGAGCAGACGGAGAACAAGAACTTCAAGAAGATCATCGCCCAGGTGCTGCAGGACATCCAGTCCGGGCAGACGCTGGCCGACGCGCTGCGGCGCCACCCCAAGGTGTTCACCGAGCTGTACGTGAACATGGTGGCGGCCGGCGAGGCGGGCGGCATCCTGGACGTGATCCTGATGCGCCTGGCGGTGTTCCTGGAGAAGAACGACGCCCTGGCGCGCAAGATCAAGGGCGCCATGGTGTACCCCCTGGTGATGCTGATCGTGGTGATCCTCTGCACCACCATCCTGCTGTGGAAGGTGGTGCCGGTGTTCGCGGGGATGTTCACCGGCGCGGGGCTGCAGCTGCCGGCGCCCACGCGGGTGGTGCTGGCGCTCAGCAACTTCCTGCAGCACTACATGTGGCTGGTGGTGCTCTTCTGGATCGCGGTGGTGTTCGGGATCCGGCAGTACTACAAGACCGACAACGGCAAGCTGCAGCTCGACCGGCTGATGCTGCGCTTCCCCGTCCTCGGCAACCTGCTGCGCAAGAGCGCGGTGTCGCGCTTCACCCGCACGCTGGGCACGCTGGTCTCCTCCGGCGTGTCGATCCTCGACGGGCTGCAGATCACCGCGCGCACGGCGGGCAACCGCGTGGTGCACGACGCGGTGATGAAGAGCCGCGCCAGCATCTCGGCGGGTGCCACCATCTCCGAGCCGCTGAAGGAGAGCGGCGTGTTCCCGCCGATGGTGGTGCAGATGATCAACGTGGGCGAGCAGACCGGCGGCCTCGACGAGATGCTGACCAAGATCGCCGACTTCTACGACGACGAGGTGGACGCGGCGGTGAGCGCGCTGACCTCGATCCTCGAGCCGATCATGATCGTGGTGATGGGCGTGGTGATCGGCGGCATCGTGGTCGCCATGTACCTCCCCATGTTCGACATGATCAACGCGGTGCACTGA
- a CDS encoding type IV pilus twitching motility protein PilT, translating into MTIAAEAPTAREATRTLNLRSLLEEMIERGASDLHITAGERPKVRVDGHITDSVTDYVLTPKDTLQLTYSILTENQKKRFETEDELDFSFGIQNLARFRGNVYRQRGCVALAIRQIPFKIQTFEELRLPAVIQKFAEKPRGLILVTGPTGSGKSTTLAAIIDKINKERRGHILTIEDPIEFIHRHQGCMVNQREVGSDTQSFARALKYALRQDPDVILVGEMRDLETVSAALTIAETGHLCLATLHTNSAAETINRVIDVFPAHQQPQIRAQLAFVLEGVVTQQLLPKARGRGRAMAAEVMVCTPAIRACIRDDKVHQIYSIMQAGKKHGMQTLNDSLKELYLQREVALEEALKRSSDPNEFLQMVGEPVPA; encoded by the coding sequence ATGACCATCGCCGCCGAAGCCCCCACCGCCCGCGAGGCGACCCGGACGCTGAACCTGCGCTCGCTCCTGGAGGAGATGATCGAGCGCGGCGCCAGCGACCTGCACATCACCGCCGGCGAGCGCCCCAAGGTGCGCGTGGACGGGCACATCACCGACAGCGTGACCGACTACGTCCTCACCCCCAAGGACACGCTGCAGCTGACCTACTCGATCCTCACCGAGAACCAGAAGAAGCGCTTCGAGACCGAGGACGAGCTGGACTTCTCGTTCGGCATCCAGAACCTGGCGCGCTTCCGCGGCAACGTGTACCGCCAGCGCGGCTGCGTCGCCCTCGCGATCCGGCAGATCCCCTTCAAGATCCAGACGTTCGAGGAGCTGCGCCTGCCGGCGGTGATCCAGAAGTTCGCCGAGAAGCCGCGCGGCCTGATCCTGGTCACCGGCCCCACCGGCTCGGGGAAGTCGACGACCCTCGCGGCGATCATCGACAAGATCAACAAGGAGCGGCGCGGCCACATCCTCACCATCGAGGACCCGATCGAGTTCATCCACCGCCACCAGGGGTGCATGGTCAACCAGCGCGAGGTGGGAAGCGACACGCAGAGCTTCGCGCGGGCGCTGAAGTACGCGCTGCGGCAGGACCCCGACGTGATCCTGGTGGGCGAGATGCGCGACCTGGAGACCGTCTCGGCCGCGCTCACCATCGCCGAGACCGGCCACCTCTGCCTGGCCACGCTGCACACCAACAGCGCGGCCGAGACCATCAACCGCGTGATCGACGTGTTCCCCGCGCACCAGCAGCCGCAGATCCGCGCGCAGCTGGCGTTCGTGCTGGAGGGCGTGGTCACGCAGCAGCTGCTTCCCAAGGCGCGCGGCCGCGGCCGGGCCATGGCGGCCGAGGTGATGGTGTGCACACCCGCCATCCGCGCCTGCATCCGCGACGACAAGGTGCACCAGATCTACTCGATCATGCAGGCCGGCAAGAAGCACGGGATGCAGACGCTGAACGACTCGCTGAAGGAGCTGTACCTGCAGCGCGAGGTGGCGCTGGAGGAGGCGCTCAAGCGCTCCAGCGATCCCAACGAGTTCCTGCAGATGGTGGGCGAGCCGGTGCCCGCCTGA